The Sebastes umbrosus isolate fSebUmb1 chromosome 23, fSebUmb1.pri, whole genome shotgun sequence genome contains a region encoding:
- the golgb1 gene encoding golgin subfamily B member 1 isoform X2, protein MFSRLATVLQELSGEEGPDGDPQGMLVPQLPAGEGSAPSESEAPPEEAMERLAHLEQLVVQLKEFIRDKDTELSKKDAQLKNEKDEAEARFTKLKLQAKAKMVSLSKQITELKGQGGAPSPDSSFTGAAVEEELQELKNKLSEEEANSRELQQRLQTTEQLLQGKESAHAEQLCKLQAVVCEKDVRFQEQIQKHEEELLRVTTQSQSNSELQQALHAAQRRGEELEEAFSSRSQVLEMLQQEVSSADQQKQILTAQFRQMEQELAEAVKQREEERQRWTEQASRADAEVAALRSSLEDLEMERTEVARQGGELASLREAAQEALEKEKMDVARLERELALMKEAELAAVQASRDASESDKAEIVRLEGELASVREAVVHASQDASEREGSDKLERELASLKKEHEDAQKKGEILAEVWRHLRSLALEEAAEEEEEVPVPADLSLILESVQSIETQLTRLKDERGEREEHCAELTNTMETLQEQLYRKTTEQEETTAKIQQLEHQIVTASQSDDVTEPSTQDSSEAKKALILDLEQQLLEKDNELVALRESLRLAEEHRSSGVASCDDQTPDQEQDAGTAPHDSSASLPDFMDDTQEEETTLVAGDTSVLSMSADNESSPELIGHQSEESKGTSSDEMVASSDSEVAHSSWTLLEAVNQDGGQEWPSLLQDFGQLQLQSWEATSMEQETSTVQVESSSVIIRETVQVHVTQQSTDGGDVPSGQVFAQALAEELQKRYSELLAELQRLRDAAAESQEKIKILEEETQSLTAAKEEAEFQANSFTEEFKSAREELDKLSQQSSSGVEKHSVEMQLLEEQIDILSADSKTKEEKIQALQEDLETARQAFSDQEVQARMLSAQLENRELLSSELERRLQDMETSMLEYSQTSELNNDTLSKKDTEISELQVCLSQKEQEVMELSDSMSAKLLQAEEEKFQIDSEVSKLKEQIVDLEKVRGERVSSEDVEDVGDELASVRKEKGALEKQLTTTKKKLQAALVQRKELMKKVADFEVEAKKWKEQDETPEVEQSSGREIQEMEAKLAELEHALRSKEEAVETLELKISEQDQLLAETLAMNKKLSEEAENSQQASETTVLHPQSASLEAECETLQKKVQEAQESRKETIRKAKEKDRHHREQLKQQKEEYNELVERFEMQSGERDALLAKLRELEENAERELPHQEKKQLAENVVKQAASDWVQEDWVDFATSDTDSSQPQSSDVIQHPAEQSDVLPAQMEDSVNALRGEIQSVRTANAELETQLQETHSSLSLKEAELLEISKELQALREKESQIDALSEEINDLREMYHQAESHAETLKAEMEAAAEAASADSTTSITTLQAEVEDFKQFLDSKNHEITELSQQLSEQNSLIHSMQDTVSQKDQVISSLQEELQEKNQRLEVEVPQKQEEEKDSEAKIQHLQRKLQAALISRKEALKENKTKKEQLASAETLVAELQKKMESAKDELEKLRGERVRLIDEVDRMLLENQSLGSSCESLKLAMEDVLTEKDACKREVELAKEEAARTCREWEEKVQGMKDEYETLLKSYENVSDEAERVRRVLEAARQERKELQARVRTHEAGKQEAERQAEEAHKEVDSVKDKMRKFAKTKQQKILEIEEENERLREMQDKTVIKREGKAMKAQVERLQDELEALKAELDATVAERDALGQQIEELRAQTGEKEATLLSAAAVVEEVVTAQQSDVIMTKAEPVESRYEDKEETPAERIAAVSAPEPEEKEKAEMTESVLLLEDKMREMEAAVNAERERWQEQEARLKAELASLERDLQESKEKESVVASLEKCLQEGKEREKSLVEEGSKREAQFKELLRSLETEKDNLEERLMNQLAQLNGSIAGYQQEAADHREHLAELQRDVERLERERAELETEARSESDRAARLEEDMRQAQRERAEAEAESGKQRELEQQLRSAQRVREGSQSRARQLEELLREKQLEVRQLQKDCIKYQERISELAREGKALQISHDELHSKLEQSQLETSKTVEELKRTEAELAGCKTQLDDAQKQASEALAEKTAIEQNAKKREASMKAEAEQTLDSVRFRLGAELKEIELRLEAVDRERDKEEEATLEAREMADAADRRAQEMQARLDESLARLAAFSRCMSSLQDDRDRVLDETRQWETRFNEALQGKEAEVREAETRAKELAEQLQRESALKEELLLSVDRLEKADKDLQLKLEEEVKKVTEIQAALEEERSKLQQTTTELQASQSEARALKNEVESLNQRTRALEEAVGRLQGEADQARTELREREAEERRLCLNVEQLETDLRSSKTLTERLQTELHEKERREVEMLVEKEQAVAQAAEEARKEADSRAQGAEEELEQRRGEVRDLEEKLRKAEEESNNRKTRLDSFMKAMGSLQDDRDRVLNMYKQLEEKHLQVMLEKDGLIQEAAGENNSLKEELRSLLVQRDDLYAEKAQLSAQLHGYRDELNQVLSMKDSQHKQLLAAQRERIASLEKEREELESQLKSVSAAREEEVVKVERETLSQAVDVRTASQVMDAPGAEVEKLREQLQAAKEQVEALEERLQKERQEWENKRKELAELRWEGGVMRTESETAQERVAELARDLLTVEQSLLEEKEVATRLKAENQSFSKAMASLQDSRDQAVNKVEELSLKLEEMSKTGGLAAHSSPGGTTGEVWGLKNALQALQNDRERLLEQLQMQSSELKKQQSELARLGAGELIKVSQELFEEKRRSEDMLGDIMKLENVVEMGSQDIETLRLERIDWMAQAEQLKQQTLATLSERDHHLRQLTAMLEEARAQKPKLQQEHYQRENTEEVDSAPGAPQERSSVVDSHAYIAEVKELQRRLDDEMQQRVAAEEQLMATQDRLKRHSQTKWPSAEEEDQSETAVFIEPEGTVTRTRRGGPGLMRMLRVAFCSRQRTPLLFSLYLLTVHVLLLLCLSGYL, encoded by the exons ATGTTCAGCCGTCTGGCCACGGTCCTCCAGGAGCTCTCTGGGGAGGAGGGTCCAGATGGAGATCCGCAG GGCATGCTGGTGCCTCAGCTCCCTGCCGGTGAGGGCTCGGCTCCATCCGAGTCTGAGGCCCCTCCTGAGGAGGCCATGGAGAGGCTGGCTCACCTGGAACAACTGGTGGTCCAGCTGAAGGAGTTCATCCGAGACAAAGACACTGAGCTGTCTAAGAAAGATGCACAGCTCAAG AATGAGAAAGACGAAGCTGAGGCCCGCTTCACCAAACTCAAACTGCAGGCCAAAGCCAAGATGGTTTCACTCAGCAAGCAGATAACTGAGTTGAAAGGACAAGGAGGAGCACCG AGTCCAGACAGCTCTTTTACAGGAGCTGCAGTCGAGGAGGAGCTCCAGGAACTGAAGAACAAGCTGAGTGAGGAGGAGGCCAACAGCAGAGAGCTCCAGCAGCGACTCCAGACCACAGAACAGCTCCTACAAGGGAAGGAGTCCGCACATGCTGAACAG ttgtgTAAACTGCAGGCTGTGGTCTGTGAGAAGGACGTGCGTTTCCAAGAACAGATCCAGAAACATGAAGAAGAGCTGCTGAGGGTCACAACGCAGTCTCAGAGTAACAGCGAGCTTCAGCAG GCGCTGCATGCAGCACAGAGGCGTGGTGAAGAGCTCGAGGAGGCCTTTAGTTCTCGCTCCCAAGTGCTGGAAATGCTGCAGCAGGAAGTGAGCAGTGCTGATCAGCAGAAACAG ATCTTGACCGCTCAGTTCCGGCAGATGGAGCAGGAGCTGGCCGAGGCCGtgaagcagagggaggaggagaggcagcggtgGACCGAACAGGCCAGCAGGGCCGACGCGGAGGTCGCAGCCCTCCGATCCAGCCTGGAGGACCTTGAGATGGAGAGAACGGAGGTGGCGAGGCAGGGGGGCGAGCTGGCCTCCCTGAGAGAGGCGGCGCAGGAGGCTctggagaaggagaagatggacGTCGCCAGATTGGAGAGAGAGCTGGCTCTGATGAAAGAGGCCGAGCTCGCAGCCGTCCAAGCGAGCCGCGATGCTTCAGAGAGCGACAAGGCGGAAATAGTTCGGCTTGAAGGTGAGCTTGCATCCGTGAGAGAGGCGGTTGTCCATGCCAGCCAGGACGCCTCAGAGCGGGAGGGGTCTGATAAACTAGAGCGAGAGCTGGCTTCACTTAAGAAGGAACATGAAGACGCCCAGAAAAAGGGTGAGATCTTGGCCGAAGTTTGGAGACATCTACGTTCTCTGGCTCTGGaagaagcagcagaagaagaagaagaagtcccCGTCCCTGCTGACCTCTCCCTGATCCTGGAATCTGTTCAGTCTATTGAGACTCAACTGACGAGGCTGAAAGATGAACGCGGTGAGAGAGAGGAACATTGTGCCGAGCTCACCAACACCATGGAAACCCTGCAGG AACAACTCTACAGAAAAACCACAGAACAGGAGGAAACCACTGCCAAGATACAACAGCTGGAGCACCAAATTGTAACG GCGTCTCAAAGCGATGATGTGACTGAACCTTCCACTCAGGATTCATCTGAAGCTAAAAAAG CGCTCATACTGGACCTGGAGCAGCAGCTTCTAGAAAAAGACAATGAGCTGGTGGCCTTGCGagagtccctcagactggctgAAGAGCACCGCTCCAGTGGGGTTGCATCATGTGACGACCAGACTCCAGATCAGGAACAGGATGCCGGTACGGCCCCCCATGACAGCTCTGCGTCCCTCCCTGACTTCATGGACGACACACAAGAAGAGGAGACCACCTTAGTTGCCGGGGACACCTCAGTCctctccatgtctgctgataacgAGAGCAGCCCAGAGCTGATTGGACACCAGTCTGAAGAATCTAAAGGGACGTCCTCAGACGAGATGGTGGCCAGTAGTGATTCAGAGGTGGCCCACAGCAGCTGGACTCTCCTGGAGGCTGTTAATCAAGACGGAGGCCAGGAGTGGCCGTCCCTCCTGCAGGACTTTGGCCAGTTGCAGCTGCAGTCGTGGGAGGCGACGAGCATGGAGCAGGAAACCTCCACAGTTCAAGTTGAGTCGTCCTCCGTCATCATCCGAGAGACGGTACAAGTTCATGTAACTCAGCAGAGCACGGATGGCGGCGACGTGCCCTCTGGCCAGGTCTTCGCTCAGGCGTTAGCTGAGGAGCTTCAGAAGAGGTACAGCGAGCTTCTGGCTGAGCTTCAGAGGCTCAGAGATGCAGCGGCAGAGTCACAAGAGAAAATCAAGATCCTGGAAGAAGAAACACAGTCTCTTACTGCTGCCAAAGAAGAGGCAGAGTTCCAGGCGAATAGTTTTACAGAGGAGTTTAAATCAGCCAGAGAGGAGCTGGACAAGCTCTCTCAGCAAAGCAGCTCTGGGGTGGAGAAACACAGTGTTGAAATGCAGCTTCTAGAAGAGCAGATCGACATTTTAAGTGCTGATAGTAAAACTAAAGAAGAGAAGATCCAGGCGCTGCAGGAAGATCTGGAAACAGCCCGCCAGGCTTTCTCCGATCAGGAGGTGCAGGCCAGGATGCTGAGCGCTCAGCTGGAGAACAGAGAGCTCCTCTCCTCCGAGCTGGAAAGGAGGCTTCAAGATATGGAAACCAGCATGTTGGAGTACTCTCAGACGTCAGAGCTCAACAACGACACTCTGTCGAAGAAGGACACGGAGATCAGCGAGCTGCAGGTCTGCCTCAGCCAAAAAGAGCAAGAGGTGATGGAGCTCAGTGACAGCATGTCAGCTAAACTCCTCCAGGCAGAAGAAGAGAAGTTCCAGATAGACAGCGAAGTCAGTAAACTGAAGGAGCAGATAGTGGACCTTGAGAAAGTCAGAGGCGAGAGAGTGAGCTCTGAGGATGTTGAAGATGTAGGTGATGAACTCGCTAGTGTGCGAAAGGAGAAAGGAGCGCTGGAAAAGCAACTGACAACCACGAAGAAGAAGCTGCAGGCTGCACTTGTGCAGCGCAAAGAACTCATGAAGAAGGTTGCAGATTTTGAGGTTGAAGCAAAGAAATGGAAAGAGCAAGATGAAACTCCAGAGGTAGAACAATCTAGTGGACGTGAGATTCAGGAAATGGAGGCTAAACTTGCCGAACTCGAGCACGCTTTAAGATCCAAAGAAGAAGCAGTCGAGACTCTCGAGTTGAAAATAAGCGAGCAGGATCAACTTCTCGCTGAGACGCTTGCGATGAATAAAAAGCTAAGTGAGGAAGCTGAAAACTCGCAGCAGGCTTCTGAAACAACCGTGTTACATCCCCAATCAGCTTCTCTTGAAGCAGAGTGTGAAACCCTTCAGAAGAAAGTCCAAGAGGCCCAAGAATCTCGCAAGGAGACCATCCGCAAAGCGAAAGAGAAAGATAGGCACCACCGCGAACAGCTGAAGCAGCAGAAAGAAGAATACAACGAGCTTGTGGAGCGTTTTGAGATGCAGAGCGGCGAGCGAGACGCTCTTCTGGCTAAACTGAGAGAATTAGAAGAAAACGCTGAAAGAGAGCTACCTCACCAAGAGAAGAAGCAACTGGCTGAAAATGTGGTAAAGCAAGCAGCAAGTGATTGGGTCCAGGAGGATTGGGTGGATTTCGCCACATCTGACACTGATTCATCGCAACCACAGTCCAGCGACGTAATCCAGCATCCTGCAGAGCAGTCTGACGTCCTTCCTGCACAAATGGAGGACTCTGTGAACGCTCTCCGAGGAGAGATCCAGTCTGTGCGGACGGCTAACGCAGAGCTGGAGACGCAGCTGCAGGAAACGCACAGCAGTTTGTCACTGAAGGAGGCTGAATTATTAGAAATTAGCAAAGAGCTACAAGCGCTAAGAGAAAAGGAAAGTCAGATTGATGCACTCTCAGAGGAAATTAATGATCTCAGAGAAATGTACCACCAGGCCGAGTCTCACGCTGAAACCCTGAAAGCCGAGATGGAAGCAGCAGCCGAAGCAGCGTCTGCAGATTCTACAACCTCTATTACAACTCTTCAGGCCGAGGTGGAGGACTTCAAGCAGTTCCTTGACAGCAAGAACCATGAAATCACGGAGCTAAGCCAGCAGCTGAGCGAGCAGAACTCCCTCATACACTCAATGCAGGACACGGTGTCCCAGAAGGATCAGGTGATATCGTCTTTACAGGAAGAGCTGCAAGAAAAAAACCAAAGGTTGGAGGTCGAGGTGCCACAGAagcaagaggaggaaaaagacagCGAGGCGAAGATCCAGCACCTTCAACGGAAACTTCAGGCGGCTCTGATTTCTCGCAAAGAggctttaaaagaaaacaaaaccaagaaggAGCAACTAGCGTCAGCTGAGACGCTCGTAGCCGAACTGCAGAAGAAGATGGAGTCAGCGAAAGATGAGCTGGAGAAGCTGAGAGGGGAGAGAGTTAGGCTGATTGATGAGGTGGACCGGATGTTACTGGAAAACCAAAGCTTAGGCTCGTCCTGTGAGAGCCTCAAACTGGCCATGGAGGACGTCCTGACTGAGAAAGACGCCTGTAAGAGAGAAGTGGAGCTGGCAAAAGAAGAAGCCGCTAGAACCTGCAGAGAATGGGAGGAAAAGGTCCAAGGCATGAAGGACGAGTACGAGACTCTGCTCAAGTCGTACGAAAACGTCAGCGACGAGGCCGAGCGAGTGAGGCGCGTCCTGGAAGCCGCCAGGCAGGAGAGAAAAGAGCTCCAGGCCCGGGTGAGGACGCACGAGGCCGGGAAGCAGGAAGCTGAGAGACAGGCGGAGGAGGCGCACAAAGAGGTGGATTCAGTGAAAGACAAAATGAGGAAGTTCGCCAAAACGAAGCAGCAGAAGATACTGGAGATAGAGGAGGAGaatgagagactgagagagatgCAGGACAAGACTGTGATAAAACGAGAGGGCAAGGCGATGAAAGCGCAGGTGGAGAGACTTCAGGATGAGCTGGAGGCTTTGAAAGCGGAGTTGGATGCGACTGTGGCAGAAAGAGATGCTTTAGGGCAGCAGATCGAAGAGTTGAGGGCCCaaacaggagagaaagaggctACTCTGCTTAGCGCTGCAGCTGTTGTAGAAGAGGTCGTCACTGCCCAGCAATCAGACGTAATCATGACCAAAGCAGAGCCTGTTGAGAGTCGGTATGAAGACAAAGAAGAGACACCCGCTGAGCGAATAGCTGCAGTGAGTGCACCAGAAcctgaggaaaaagaaaaagcagaaatgaCTGAAAGTGTTCTTTTATTAGAGGATAAAATGAGGGAGATGGAGGCAGCTGTTAATGCAGAGAGGGAGCGGTGGCAGGAACAGGAGGCTAGACTCAAAGCTGAGCTGGCCTCTCTTGAGCGAGACCTTCAGGAGAGTAAAGAGAAGGAGAGCGTCGTGGCGTCACTGGAGAAATGCCTCCAAgagggtaaagagagagagaagagcctGGTTGAGGAGGGTTCAAAGAGGGAGGCTCAGTTCAAAGAGCTGCTCAGGAGTCTGGAAACGGAGAAGGACAACCTGGAGGAGCGTCTGATGAACCAGCTGGCTCAGCTCAACGGCAGCATCGCCGGCTACCAGCAAGAGGCGGCGGACCACCGGGAGCACCTCGCCGAGCTGCAGCGGGACGTGGAGAGGTTGGAGAGAGAGCGAGCCGAGCTGGAGACCGAGGCTCGGAGCGAGAGCGACCGGGCCGCCAGGCTGGAGGAGGACATGAGGCaagcccagagagagagagccgaaGCCGAAGCGGAGTCCGGGAAGCAGAGGgagctggagcagcagctgagGTCGGCGCAGAGGGTCAGAGAGGGGAGTCAGAGCAGAGCGCgtcagctggaggagctgctgaggGAGAAGCAGCTGGAGGTGCGTCAGCTGCAGAAGGACTGCATCAAGTACCAGGAGAGGATCAGCGAGCTGGCGAGGGAAGGTAAAGCGCTTCAGATAAGCCACGACGAGCTCCACAGCAAGCTAGAACAATCCCAACTGGAGACTTCTAAAACCGTAGAAGAGCTGAAAAGGACTGAAGCAGAGTTGGCCGGCTGCAAAACTCAGCTGGATGACGCCCAGAAGCAGGCAAGCGAGGCTTTAGCTGAGAAAACCGCCATCGAGCAGAACGCCAAAAAGAGAGAGGCCTCGATGAAAGCGGAGGCAGAGCAAACACTCGACTCTGTGAGATTCAGGCTCGGGGCCGAGCTGAAGGAGATTGAGCTGAGACTGGAGGCggtggacagagagagggacaaggaggaggaagcCACTCTGGAGGCCAGAGAGATGGCAGACGCAGCAGACAGACGGGCCCAGGAGATGCAAGCTCGTCTGGACGAGTCTCTCGCCAGGCTAGCTGCCTTCTCGCGCTGCATGTCCTCACTGCAGGACGACCGGGACAGAGTTCTGGATGAGACCCGACAGTGGGAGACTCGCTTTAATGAAGCTCTGCAGGGTAAGGAGGCTGAAGTTCGGGAGGCTGAAACAAGAGCTAAAGAGCTGGCAGAGCAGCTTCAGAGAGAATCTGCGCTGAAAGAGGAACTTCTGCTTTCAGTGGACAG actagagAAAGCAGATAAAGATTTGCAGCTGAAGCTGGAAGAGGAGGTAAAGAAAGTCACAGAGATCCAAGCTGCcctagaggaggagaggagcaagcTTCAGCAGACTACGACTGAGCTGCAGGCTTCACAAAGTGAAGCCCGCGCCCTGAAAAACGAGGTGGAGAGTCTCAATCAGAGGACCAGAGCTCTGGAGGAGGCTGTCGGTCGGCTGCAGGGTGAAGCGGACCAGGCCAGGACGGAGCTGAGGGAGCGGGAGGCAGAAGAGAGGCGGCTGTGTCTGAACGTGGAGCAGCTAGAGACGGACCTGAGGTCCTCTAAGACCCTGACAGAGAGACTGCAGACGGAGTTACAtgagaaagaaaggagggaggtggagatgCTGGTGGAGAAGGAGCAAGCTGTCGCTCAG GCTGCAGAGGAGGCGAGAAAGGAGGCCGACAGCCGGGCGCAAGGAGccgaggaggagctggagcagagaaGAGGGGAAGTGCGGGATCTGGAAGAAAAGCTGCGAAAGGCTGAGGAGGAGAGTAACAACAGGAAAACCCGACTGGACTCATTCATGAAGGCCATGGGCTCTTTGCAGGACGACAGAGACCGAGTCCTCAACATGTACAAACAACTGGAGGAGAAACACCTGCAG GTGATGTTGGAGAAGGACGGTCTGATCCAAGAGGCGGCTGGGGAGAACAACAGCCTGAAAGAAGAGCTACGCTCTCTGCTGGTCCAGAGAGACGACCTGTACGCTGAAAAGGCCCAGCTGTCCGCTCAGCTTCACGGGTACCGTGATGAACTCAACCAAGTCCTGAGCATGAAGGACTCCCAACACAAGCAGCTCCTGGCAGCTCAGCGAGAGCGTATTGCCTCTCTGGAGAAGGAACGAGAGGAATTGGAAAGTCAGTTAAAGAGCGTTAGCGCagccagagaagaagaagtagttaAAGTGGAAAGGGAGACTCTTAGCCAGGCTGTTGACGTCAGGACAGCGTCGCAGGTGATGGATGCTCCCGGTGCAGAGGTCGAGAAACTGAGGGAGCAGCTGCAAGCGGCGAAGGAACAAGTGGAGGCGTTGGAGGAGCGCCTACAAAAGGAGAGACAAGAGTGGGAGAACAAGCGCAAAGAGCTCGCCGAGCTGCGATGGGAGGGAGGCGTGATGCGGACCGAGTCGGAGACGGCTCAGGAGAGGGTGGCGGAGCTGGCCAGAGACCTGCTGACTGTCGAGCAGAGTCTGCTGGAGGAGAAAGAGGTGGCGACGCGGCTGAAAGCAGAGAACCAGTCGTTCTCAAAAGCCATGGCGTCCCTCCAGGACAGCAGGGACCAGGCGGTGAACAAGGTCGAGGAGCTGAGCCTAAAGCTGGAAGAGATGAGTAAGACAGGTGGCCTCGCAGCACACAGCAGCCCTGGAGGAACCACTGGAGAAGTGTGGGGGCTGAAGAACGCACTACAAGCTCTGCAGAATGACCGGGAGAGACTG CTGGAGCAGCTTCAAATGCAGTCGTCTGAGCTCAAGAAGCAGCAGTCGGAGCTGGCTCGACTGGGAGCAGGAGAGCTGATTAAAGTCAGCCAGGAGCTGTttgaggagaagaggaggagcgaAGACATGCTTGGTGACATCATGAAGCTAGAGAATGTGGTGGAAATGGGCTCGCAGGATATAGAAACTCTCAG ACTGGAGCGTATTGACTGGATGGCTCAAGCAGAGCAGCTGAAGCAGCAGACCCTCGCCACGCTCTCAGAGAGGGACCATCACCTGCGGCAACTCACCGCCATGCTGGAGGAAGCCCGCGCTCAGAAGCCCAAACTTCAGCAGGAACACTATCAGAGAGAG AACACAGAGGAAGTGGACAGTGCACCTGGAGCTCCACAGGAGCGAAGCAGCGTGGTGGACAGCCACGCCTACATAGCTGAGGTCAAAGAGCTGCAGAGAAG GCTGGATGATGAGATGCAGCAGAGGGTGGCTGCTGAGGAGCAGCTAATGGCCACGCAGGATCGACTCAAACG tcaCAGCCAGACTAAATGGCCctctgcagaagaagaggatCAGTCAGAGACGGCTGTTTTCATCGAGCCGGAAGGAACCGTCACTCGA ACTCGGAGAGGTGGCCCGGGTTTGATGCGGATGCTCCGAGTGGCTTTCTGCTCCCGTCAGCGTACCCCTCTGCTGTTCAGCCTCTATCTGCTCACTGTGcacgtcctgctgctgctgtgtctgaGCGGGTACCTCTGA